From a single Candoia aspera isolate rCanAsp1 chromosome 2, rCanAsp1.hap2, whole genome shotgun sequence genomic region:
- the LOC134490113 gene encoding olfactory receptor 1E16-like produces MYLLCLLGNLLIILLIFSNTSLLHAPMYFFLCHLSLADLGFSSSIVPKMLQNLVSQSNTISFSGCLTQMYFYVSFGTTDNFLLALMAYDRYVAICHPLHYTRIMSYKCCLCLAAASWLTTVTLFYGSLMGTYLRPSSTYSGSKLRVTSIVYTVVTPLLNPFIYSLRNSEIHMAIKRLFRGWFQKN; encoded by the exons ATGTACTTGCTTTGCCTGCTAGGAAATCTCCTAATAATCTTGTTGATCTTCTCAAATACCAGCCTCCTCCATGctcccatgtatttcttcctctgTCACTTGTCATTGGCTGACCTTGGATTTAGTTCTTCAATTGTGCCTAAAATGCTGCAGAACTTGGTGTCTCAGTCAAATACCATATCCTTCAGTGGTTGTTTGACACAGATGTATTTCTATGTGAGCTTTGGTACAACAGATAACTTTCTCCTGGCCTTAATGGCATATGACCGCTATGTAGCCATCTGCCACCCCTTGCATTACACCAGAATTATGAGCTACAAATGCTGCTTATGTTTGGCTGCTGCATCTTGG CTTACTACTGTGACCTTGTTCTATGGATCTCTGATGGGCACCTACCTTCGTCCATCCTCCACCTATTCTGGGTCCAAGTTGAGAGTGACATCAATAGTATACACAGTGGTCACCCCATTACTCAATCCTTTCATATACAGCCTGAGGAACAGTGAGATACATATGGCCATAAAGAGGTTATTCAGGGGTTGGTTTCAGAAGAACTGA
- the LOC134490793 gene encoding olfactory receptor 1L4-like — MEKDQENQTNFAGFILLGFSSSPEFQGLLFPVFLCMYLLCLLGNLLITLLIFSNASLLHAPMYFFLCHLSLVDLGLSSTIVPKMLQNLLSHTNSISFSGCLTQLYFFVSFAATDNLLLASMAYDRYVAICRPLHYTTVMSYRCCIQLAAASWLLAHVHSLLYVLSVSDFAFCASREIPHFFCDFHPLLKLSCSDTLSAQVLLVSEGTAILLGPLLLILFSYLFIVFKVSKIPSGFRKYKAFSTCSSHLTTVALFYGTLIGTYIRPSSTYSGSKLKIASLLYTVVTPMLNPFIYSLRNSEMHEAMKRAARGWFQKR, encoded by the coding sequence ATGGAAAAGGACCAAGAAAACCAAACCAACTTTGCTGGATTCATTCTCCTGGGTTTTTCTTCCTCTCCAGAGTTTCAAGgacttctttttcctgttttcctttgtaTGTACCTGCTTTGTCTGCTAGGAAACCTCTTGATAACCTTGCTGATCTTCTCCAATGCCAGCCTCCTCCATGctcccatgtatttcttcctctgTCACTTGTCACTGGTTGATCTTGGGTTGAGTTCCACCATTGTGCCTAAAATGCTGCAGAACCTGCTGTCCCACACAAACTCCATATCGTTCAGTGGCTGCTTGACACAGTTGTATTTCTTTGTGAGCTTCGCTGCAACAGATAACCTTCTCCTGGCCTCCATGGCATATGACCGCTATGTAGCCATCTGCCGTCCATTGCATTATACAACAGTCATGAGCTACAGATGCTGCATACAACTGGCTGCTGCATCTTGGCTCCTGGCTCATGTCCACTCCCTCTTGTATGTTCTTTCAGTATCTGATTTTGCTTTCTGTGCTTCCCGAGAGATCCCACATTTCTTCTGTGACTTTCACCCTTTACTGAAGCTCTCCTGCTCTGACACCTTATCTGCTCAAGTGCTGCTTGTCAGTGAAGGCACTGCTATACTTCTTGGGCCCCTTTTGTTGATTCTCTTTTCCTACCTTTTTATTGTATTCAAAGTTTCCAAAATACCATCAGGTTTCAGGAAATACAAGGCCTTTTCCACCTGCAGCTCCCATCTCACTACTGTTGCTTTGTTCTATGGGACTCTGATAGGAACCTACATCCGGCCATCCTCCACCTATTCTGGGTCTAAGTTGAAAATTGCATCATTATTATACACAGTGGTGACCCCCATGCTCAATCCTTTCATATACAGCCTGAGGAACAGTGAGATGCATGAGGCTATGAAAAGGGCAGCAAGGGGCTGGTTTCAGAAGAGGTGA
- the LOC134490790 gene encoding olfactory receptor 1L4-like: protein MEKDQENQTNFAGFILLGFSSSPEFQGLLFPVFLCMYLLCLLGNLLITLLIFSNASLLHAPMYFFLCHLSLADLGLSSTIVPKMLQNLLSHTNSISFSGCLTQVYFFVSFCATDNFLLASMAYDRYVAICRPLHYTRIMSYKCCLCLAAVSWLLAYVHSLLYVLSMYNFTFCASREIPHFFCDLHPLLKLSCSDTSSVEMLLVSEGTAILLGPLLLIIFSYFFILFKILKIPSGFRKYKAFSTCSSHLTTVALFYGTLIGTYIRPSSTYSGSKLKIASLLYTVVTPMLNPFIYSLRNSEMHEAMKRAARGWFQKR from the coding sequence ATGGAAAAAGACCAAGAAAACCAAACCAACTTTGCTGGATTCATTCTCCTGGGTTTTTCTTCCTCTCCAGAGTTTCAAGgacttctttttcctgttttcctttgtaTGTACCTGCTTTGTCTGCTAGGAAACCTCTTGATAACCTTGCTGATCTTCTCCAATGCCAGCCTCCTCCATGctcccatgtatttcttcctctgTCACTTGTCATTGGCTGATCTTGGGTTGAGTTCCACCATTGTGCCTAAAATGCTGCAGAACCTGCTGTCCCACACAAACTCCATATCCTTCAGTGGTTGCCTGACACAGGTGTATTTCTTTGTGAGCTTCTGTGCAACAGATAACTTTCTCCTGGCCTCCATGGCATATGACCGCTATGTAGCCATCTGCCGTCCATTGCATTACACCAGAATTATGAGCTACAAATGCTGCTTATGTTTGGCTGCTGTTTCTTGGCTCCTGGCTTATGTCCACTCCCTACTGTATGTTCTTTCAATGTATAATTTTACTTTTTGTGCTTCCCGAGAGATCCCACATTTCTTCTGTGACCTCCATCCTTTATTGAAGCTTTCCTGCTCTGACACCTCATCTGTTGAAATGCTGCTTGTCAGTGAAGGCACTGCAATTCTTCTTGGACCCCTTTTGCTGATTATTTTTTCCTACTTCTTTATTCTGTTCAAAATTTTGAAAATACCATCAGGTTTCAGGAAATACAAGGCCTTTTCCACCTGCAGCTCCCATCTCACTACTGTTGCTTTGTTCTATGGGACTCTGATAGGAACCTACATCCGGCCATCCTCCACCTATTCTGGGTCTAAGTTGAAAATTGCATCGTTATTATACACAGTGGTGACCCCCATGCTCAATCCTTTCATATACAGCCTGAGGAACAGTGAGATGCATGAGGCTATGAAAAGGGCAGCAAGGGGCTGGTTTCAGAAGAGGTGA
- the LOC134490796 gene encoding olfactory receptor 1F1-like, translating to MAKQNQTDPSGFILMDFSVQPENQQLLGLLFLSMYLLTVLGNLLIVLLICSDAHLLQTPMYFFLSHLSLADVGFASVTVPKMLQNLLFKVRTISYSGCLMQMFFYMMFANTDNYLLAVMAYDRYMAICHPLHYATRMSQKRCLLLVASCWLLASLNSVLYTLMMSPLSFCSSQEIPQFFCEFFPLLRLACSDTSIIETISLIESYVDVLGPFFLIVISYVCIFCTILTVPSTKRKHKAISTCGSHLGVVTLFYGTLCWVYLQPNSRNSEQNMISSFMYTMVTPMLNPFIYTLRNTEIKAALKRYMFLHSF from the coding sequence ATGGCAAAACAGAACCAAACGGACCCATCAGGCTTCATTCTTATGGATTTCTCTGTCCAGCCAGAGAATCAGCAGCTTCTTGGCTTGCTCTTCCTATCCATGTATCTCCTGACAGTCCTGGGAAATTTACTGATTGTTCTGCTGATTTGCTCAGATGCTCACCTTCTCCAGAcccccatgtatttcttcctcaGCCACCTTTCTTTGGCAGATGTGGGCTTTGCCTCTGTGACTGTCCCCAAGATGCTGCAAAACCTTCTCTTCAAGGTCAGGACTATTTCCTATAGCGGGTGCTTGATGCAAATGTTTTTCTACATGATGTTTGCCAACACAGATAACTATCTTTTGGCTGtgatggcctatgaccgctatATGGCCATCTGCCACCCCCTGCATTATGCCACACGAATGAGCCAGAAGCGCTGCCTCTTACTTGTGGCAAGCTGTTGGCTCCTGGCATCTCTCAATTCTGTGCTGTACACATTGATGATgtcccctctctctttctgctcCTCTCAGGAGATCCCCCAGTTCTTCTGTGAATTCTTCCCTTTGCTACGACTTGCATGCTCAGACACAAGCATTATAGAAACCATTTCTCTAATTGAGAGCTATGTGGATGTACTTGGCCCATTTTTCCTCATTGTGATCTCTTATGTATGCATTTTCTGCACCATCCTTACTGTCCCATCCACAAAGAGGAAGCATAAGGCGATTTCCACATGTGGTTCTCACCTGGGTGTGGTGACCCTCTTCTATGGCACCCTCTGTTGGGTCTATTTGCAGCCAAACTCCAGGAATTCAGAGCAGAACATGATTTCTTCTTTCATGTACACAATGGTGACTCCCATGCTCAACCCATTCATTTACACTCTTAGAAATACAGAGATAAAGGCTGCTTTGAAAA